The following is a genomic window from Euwallacea similis isolate ESF13 chromosome 4, ESF131.1, whole genome shotgun sequence.
ATCGTGTGCCGAGCCAAAACTGTGCCCTGGAATAATTGCACGTTATTATGCCGGCTGCAGAAGAGCATTAAGAGCTTTATTGCCTAATTCATGAGCTATCGTTACTTCGAATATGATTTGATTCACTAGGGGGGTCTTGGCCGTCGACGTAGTGATCACTAAGCTGTTCAGCGTGCCGAATCCTGTGATGGGGGGCTCACAGACGCCACTGGTGGGGTAGAGCAAGGTGCTGTCAGGGGTGTAGCTAGCCCCCAAGGCACCTCCCTCGAATTTTTGGGCGGTAAATGCAACTCCCAGACAGTGATTTTTCAGCTCTGGATATCTGCAAATCTCGAGTGATTGCCTGGGTCCAATATATTGATTATGAGTCAAATACCTCATAAACTGTACTAAATAATCAGTGATTCTGAGCATGCCACGACTGTATTCGGGTATGAAGTCAGTTTGGTCATCATCGCGGATAACCACGAGTTTCTTGACGTAAAAACCGACATTGTCGGGCTCTCCGTCCTCATCAAAGTCGGTTGATCTGAATATAGAATTTGCCTCTTCGAGGGAGAAAAGCGCGTGAAAAGTGGCAGCATCGGCATTGCCTCCGTGGACCACAGTCACGAAGGAATGGTCAATGACCACGACCAAGGGGCACAACATCCTTAACTTTGAATTAGCACAAAATCATCATTCAACAGTTAAAATCGTACCCGTTCCCCTTCCAGCTACGGTATTTGCGATAGTAGTAATTCTTGCTGATGAGGTCCTTGAACAACGACTTTGCAGAGTCAGTCTCAGTCACAAAAACCCCCATGATTACAGAGTCTCGTTTGAAAACCAACGCATTTCGGTTTGCAGGCCAACCAGCCTTGTAGCGCCCTTCCCTCAATTCATCCacataatacagggtgttgttCAAGATTATGTGCCCATAGAAGTTGTCTTCTTTAACGTATCCGCTTACCGAGCTGTTATGTGGAGCTTCTGTAAGAAATCCTTCGTAGAGTTGACTCGAATCGTTGACGAAAATATCACAATTCCGTTGCTTAATCATCGCAGTGAATTCAGCGGGATCCCCAGTTAAATTCACAGCAAATGTGAATTCTCTTGCTGGCTGAATTGATGGACTGTCGCGTTTTTTCAGCCGATTTACACTGTACACCCTCGAGGAGGTAAGATGGTACTCTTTGAGGTCCATTCGGTTAACTTGGAGCATGCACGACACAAACTGGATGTGGAAGGTTGTTAGAAGTGCGAAAACGGCGAATGGTAGCATTTTTGGCACGTTGTCAGAAAGGTTGATGGATGCGAAAGGGCAGATAAAGGTAGCGAAATAGTTTTGttgtacaggatgtcccagGTTTAAGGTGAAAACTTGCCAAGAGAGAAGCTCACCGAAAATGATCAGGTTGGATGAAGCATGGGTATTTGGCATGATCGGCCCAAACTCCGACTGAATCGAGAGATTTTGGAGTTGGCGAAAGAGGAAATAAAGAACACAACCCACAATACATCAGTTTAACAGTGCACTTCTCATTCGTCCCtgcaaaatgatgttcttgaAGAATTTTCGCTGGGTCCGGACCTGGAGCTATAGCACTACTGAGAAACTCAGAGGGCGATTTATGTATTGCGGGTTGTCTACTTCGTTTTCTCTTTTCTTATTTAGCAAACCGAAAAGCCTTTGAGTCCAGTCGGAGACTGTCCTAATCCTGCCAAATACACACGCTTCATTCGATCTCATCATCCGCGGTAAGCTTCGAGCTTGGTCCGGACCAGGAGAGAATAAATTAAACGCTCGTTTTATGCAACCCACAACGCTCTTTAGCCGCGATAAGGTTCCTATAGAACAGAGAGCCAGCTCTCCCTTTACCGGTCCGGAAGGGCCCGTTTGTTACGTAATAGTTACTGTATGAACGTAGAGGATTGAGCTTCAGTTTGATGCTCAATGGAGCTATTAATATTCACGATATCAACATAGTCAATGCTTACGTAGCgtttgtaaaaagtattgcaacgCGTTTATGGCCTTCACGAATccgacattttaaaaaaatgcttaaacacgtataattttatttaaaaaaaagcatttaattCGATTAGtttcgattttcaaatttttcacccctatTAAGCTACccttattaactttttatttccaaatggAAAGGTACTCAGTGTAGCATATCAATTGAAGAGTAATTCAATAAGAGATACAACGGTATACTCAGAACTAAAATTAGATCTACagtttcctttaaaaaaaaaagaacaagcCAGTATGCAATGTtttaaaacgagaaaaatttcatccatATAAAATTCCCTTTACCTAAGAGTTGTCACCTAAAGAGTTTGATCGCAGGATCgaattttgtgaattgatgcgagaaaaaggcatttaggaTAATAGGttcttttctagaattttattttcgcaCGAAGcaatgttttgtttaaacaGATCTATTCATCGAAATAATTGTTGTTACTGGTCCACAGACAATCCTCATTAGATGCAGACTCCGCATATATGACACCTGCACAATCTATGGAGGGGTATGATCGACCACCAATTCATCGGTCTATTTTTCATAGAAGGAAACTTAACTTAAATCATATTTGTACTTATTGCAAAACGGAATAATTCCATCGATCTCCGCAATTTTTCTTGAGGAACAAGTATCCAGTAATATTCATTTCTAGCAACCATCACGTTCTGCTGTAGTTGTGAGAGAGTATCTCGATGAAATTTTCTCTAGGATATGGATCGGTAGAAGACGCGCGATAGAATGGCCGTCACTATCTCCAGATCTTAGtcctcttgatttttttgtgggATCACTTAAAGGAACcgtttgcaaaaataaaccaCAAAATTTAGATGGTTTACGTTTTAAACTTCAtacagaattaaaattaacaatagaAGCAACACTAGATAATTGCATAAAAGAGTTCGAGGAACGACTGGGTCATTGCCGAATTGTTATTGGGATCCAATTTGGGCATTTATTgaaggaatttcaattttgattgatGTAATAGTTTCTAAATgagttatttcattttgtctctaataatttaatttttttaaggaaaccttagatccaattttagttctgaCTATACCGTTGCATCCCTTATTGAATTACTcttcatttgatatactacGCTGGGTAcctttctatttgaaaataaaaggttAGTAAGTTAGTAGGGGTAGTTGGataggggtgaaaaatttgaacatcgaAAACCAACGCATTGCAAGCATCAACACAAACAAATCTGCGTCCCTGCGTATACCTGGTTGCCTATTATGCCCTTTTCAACGTAATGCGTTCTGCAGGGTtgtaacattaaatattttacattatttttcaaattgaatttaataatCGCCACTCACTCACTTTCTGTCATCAGAGGCTTGAGacggttttaattaaatctccaTCTCGTATAATTCAGCGCCGTTCGCCACTATAAGCAAATTTTAGCTTTCATTTTACCGCTTTTGCTGAAATCTCCCCAACAAGAGATCTCACTTCAGGCCTTCGGTCTGGAAAATTGTGTATCATTTAATATAAACTGGAGgttgataaaatttacatattttaatacgGCGAGAGGTATTTAAGCGTTGCGTGTTTGTAGCTTTAGGGAGTCaacggaaattttcaaaaaagaattaatgATTGAatgttcattaaatatttggagCCTCGGCTCAAAACTGGAAGCAAAACagttaatttataatttattgcagcGCAAGGTGAAACAAGCAAATGAGCGGGACTTCAGGTATCAGGTTGGAAGCTCCTCGTGTTACAccgagaaaaatgtattaaagttCCTTTTTTCAGAGCATCATGCGGAACCTGGTTAGACGGTACGTCACAGTAGAGCAGCGAAAAGCGGAGAACCAGGGGGTGACCGAGGACGATGTGAATGAGATCAAACAGGACATCTCAGCGTTTCGTTTCGAACTCATCGAGATTCTCAAGAACTCTGGCATGAACACCAGCACTGCCCACAGCGGTTTGGGCACTGGCGGCAAGAAGAATAGACAGAAGGAACGAAGATTGATGAAGGGTTTTAATATAGCTCCGCAACCGTCCACTACATCGGCTGTGCTTCCCCCTGTAGCCGAATTCATAGCCTCCCTTCAAGGTAGCTGCGAGTGCTAGACTGCTGATGGATCGTGACtaaagaagtttaaataggTCATCATCATAGCGAAGGCCATCACCACGATTTTTTCGGCTCGACGTTGTCCGGAATTTTCAATTCGACCCCTCGGAAACTGACTCAACACAGCAGCACGGTCTCCTCGAGCCAGGGCAGCATTAACGAGGGACAAGGCCACAACTATCACCATCACAGAGGCATTGGGAGGTACTATATGACAACAAATTTGGATggagaattttaaatctttctGTAGGTTACACCTAAAGAGAAGTCACTCGCACAAGCGCAAATGGGGCACCCTGATCGAGGCGGCCAAGTCGGGCAAAGTGTCCAGGCTCATCGGGAGGTCCAGGTCGGAGGATTCTGTGTGCAATAACTGCAGAGATAATGGACACAGTCACAGCAACAGTCCTGCGTCAGAGGAGAATGGTTTgcgttgaaaaaaaataaaaagttttatggcGTAGAGCTTGAAGTGTTCTTCCCCAGGCTCTGCCAGCGGATCAGACTCGAATCCGAGCATAGAGAACGCTAGCAGGGAGCAGGAAATTCCCGAGCCGGAGCTGCACGGGCTTGCGCACGGTTTGGCCCTCttgaagaagaaaagaaaaaagttttctgcTTCGAGGAACACCAGCCCTGTGGTGGCTCCCACTAGTTCTATCAGCGAAAGCTTGACCAAAAAGATTGTGCCTGTAAAGAAAGTaggttatttttttctccttCTAAACAACCCAATTAACATTCGCTCGATACGGTCAGATGCCTCTAGCTTTAAAGAGAGCTTCCAGCGTGCCCACTCGAATTCCTGCCTGCAACCTCCCCCCAGTATCTCGCCACGATATCACTCAATCGCAGCAAGATTCGGTCGAAGTTCCGCCTGCAGGACGACCAGTTTTGAGTTCCTCGAATACCGCCGGTATGTTTCTTATTAATTCCTAGTTTCTGTTTGAACATTTCTTTTGCCTAGAAGACAGCGTTACAGCGACAACTATCCCCGCCGAAAACGACTCCTCGAGGGAGCCGTTGTTGCATACGTCTTCTTCTAGTAATCCGGCCACGGGGTCCACTCAAACTCCGGACGAGGAGTTTAAGAACGGTTCGCAGCTGCTAACGAAACTGCCCGGAGTTATACCGTTGGGAGGACACAATAATGCAGGGTGGCTGTAGTTGGATCCTTACTGGAAACTAATGACACCAATTTGGATTTAAATCGAACTGCTATTATGAGTAGTTAGAAGCTCATATGAGCAAAAATAACTCACTTTTATGATAGAgaattttaggtaatttttatatgtacgTGAAGTCAAATCGGGGCCTTCAGTGTAAGCATTAAAGTAAAGTCTCTGGTACTTTCGATGCAtgagaaaatttaagtttttagtaGGGTAAGTGACAGAGCAACAGatgaaaatacataatataaaacTATTGAATCAAATTggtaacaatattttatagaatAGAACGTAAGATCTACACTTTATGAGGCAATTTTGGGCAAAATTTTCACATCAATGCATTTTAATGGGTTTACTCGAAGAGTAAGTCTGTGACTTACCCTTATGTTATTACAGCCGGCCAAAATatattctcaaatattttccGGGTTTTGCCGCCTTCGCCAGGAAAGATCCGCCAAGAAAATTCCTTCTTAACATGTTCTCCGCATCTGTGGTGGGCGTTATCAAAAGCAGAGATTATTAGAAGTATGCGGATGAAGTGTGATTAGCATCCATGAAActctttttaaatatgtttttatacaACTTAAACTGAAAAAGGCCTCCGTGCTCTGCTTGCACACGTGTTGTCTTTCAACTTACTGGagatcgtgcaaactttttgataaaaaataatttttgtttatcgaATCAGTGTCCTCCCCGTAAACGCAGACTGTTAAGGCTTTTATGGTCGGCCAAATGTCTCCATAGTATTTATACCGTATGTGAGAACGGGAGATTATTTTGTCCATTTGTTCCTTGCCTTTGATAATGTCTACGGCAGATGTAGGCGAAAGAAAGTAATTTCCTTGGATCACAGCTTTAAAACTCGGGAAAAGGACATGGAACTTTTCCAAACGAATGTATTCAAATAATTGCACAAAAGTGCCTCCAAATATATCGTGCCTTTATAAGTTACTTTCAGTTAAGTCTTGAACGTATCTTTTACTAGAAACATACGATATACCAATATCCGCCATGTGTACCCGACTTCGTAGCCGTACTTTGTACCACAAATGTAGTGTATTTTTCGACACGTGATACAGAACTTGAAATCCACCaaatttaggtaataaaaataggaaactttttaataaacgtAAATATGTACGAAAATAGAATATTATGTAAACACCACAAATAGGATTCGTTATACTTATTAAGGTTTaataaaagtgtaattttcGTCCTCTTTACACATGAACCACCAAAAGGACAATTACTATTCCGACTAACGTAATCTTTTGTAATGATAAgttagttaaataattttgccaATTTGTTTCGCCAGCAAAAGGCAtttaaaacacaatttttgtAAACGAGTAGTAACTGACTTGTCAGTTTCtattttgggaaatttaagtttattttatcCACTTCATGCAATAGTTAGACGGGTCCAAAggcttttttaattattattgcttttctTGGTGATAATCTCTGTTAAACTCCTATCGAGGCTTCCTAAGGTTTaagtataaataagaaatattttaaattaagtatatacttaagatttttaataaatacacgttaaaaattaaatgtgttttttttattcatttgaggCATTGGCGGTATAATTAGTAACACGCCTCTACTTCGTATTCGATGAAAGCGAGAGGCAAGTTGATGGTTActgatttttttgcaaagagTGTACTACATTTTTCATCCAGAAGCTTAGATGCTTGCATGCATAAAATCATGAATACGTTGCCGAAGATAGTTTTGAAACGCATAAATATTACCACTTAGCGATTTTGcgtaaaaaaagtaaaaattggaTGCTCCGATTTCAACGAGATTTGGTTAAGCAGTAACCCTTAGGCacgttgaaaattttttcgcaaaaaattTTTCcgacaaaatttgttttcaaggAGACAGTGGCGTACTTGACAatttaatgctaaaaaaaaaccaaaaaataggGTGAAAATTGAGTGCTCCGATTTCGACGAGatttggttccgcagtagCCCTATGGTACAGCATTGACATGCCGCGGTCAAATCCCGAATCggacaacttcgattttttggtCCGAAAAATACCATGGACTatacatcatgaaaatttttgacccaaaaaatcgaagttgtccGATTCGGGATTTGACCGCGGCATGTCAATGCTGTACCATAGGGctactgcggaaccaaatCTCGTCGAAATCGGAGCACTCAATTTTCACcctattttttggtttttttttagcattaaatTGTCAAGTACGCCACTGTCTccttgaaaacaaattttgtcgGAAAaattttttgcgaaaaaattttcaacgtGCCTAAGGGTTACTGCTTAACCAAATCTCGTTGAAATCGAAGCacccaatttttatttaatttttttctcgtaaTTTATCATGTATGCCACTCATTTCTCGATGAAAAAATTCGTGtagttataatatttatacatTTCAGAACTATCATctttgacaattttttcatggtttcataatttttggaatatcaaattttcgttttgtATTTAAGGTGTGTTTCGCAATATTAAGTTGATAAATGTAATAAACAATTATGAAatctttattataaaaatatgagTACACTGCTTGCAGGAAGCAATAAAAGGCGCATCCACCAGGATGTCCATAAGGATGactttgttaaagaaaaactacATTAGACATGCAAAatgtattatattaaaaataattcaatattatAACAGAAAACTTTACAATATGATTACAAGAAAAAGGCTTTGGCTAACTtgaagttattattttatgggACACACTGACCTTTGCCATCGATGAATTATACACATAAAGAAGATATTAATCTTTTCTATTCTAATAGtatataaattaacatttatttataatataaaagaaCGCATTATTGGCTTAAACTACTTAAACACATATCGCGTAAAAAAGAGTGCCATGACTAGAACCACAGACCAAAACTCACAATCCAAACGTTAATTTTAcggtataaataaataatagtgtTAACCAGCAAATACCtacagtaaataaaatactatGTCCAACTTCTATTATTGATATTACGCAGTAAAACCTACAAAACCTTACTGCATTGGTACGTAACGTTTCATCATCGCTTTTTAGCGAGACGAATCCTATGATCTAACACCGAAAAGAAATATCATAACTAATCAAGATTTAGTGCCAAACATTATTAGCCGGAAGCACAATAATTGGTACATAAGCAATTTACGAGGATAAATATCTAGAAAATTGAACTGTACTGAAAAAACCTTCACCTTTTTGTCCAGCAGCACCCCCTAAATACGTTTAAATGCAACCCTAAATCTCCCAGACTATCGCCCATGAGGGAAAATCGCCTACAGGATCGATAAGGCTCGAGTTTGCGCTTAATGCCAGTTTTGGACAGGAGGTTAAGCTTTAAGCTTCGGCAGTGTCGGACTGTGCAATCGTATGgcaattattgttttgttgcAGGAGCGCCATTCAACCGTGTTGCAGGGGACCTCGTTATGTGCTCTTGATTCAGTTATCGTTGCTCAGATACGCGACTGCCTTGTTTTCCTgcaatttttgggaaaatttagTGTTgtgttttaacaaaatataaagaTGGTAAGTTTTGATTTTGTTGCATATAAGGGGGATGGGCGCTTAAAGAGTTATGTATTATCATGTACAAGATCACATAGGAAcgtacatatttttaaatttttttctacactAGCATTATTCATGTCAACGACTATATCATAGCCGTACAATATAAAACGATCACGTTTAAAGTGTAGTGCATACACTAACTCAAGTATGTTCGCCACTTAAAAGATTAATAAAGGCGTCCTTGTTCCGTGACAAAATGGCAGGAAGAACGGGCCACTCGGAGTAAAAAAGCTTCCCGGCACAAACGGGAAAACTGGAAAATACGCTTAATGGACAAAAGAAACGGCAGACGAGAAAGTGCTTGTGGTCTTTTTGCTCAAGTCCACCGCAATAAATCGCGTTTATTCGGGACGTGGCTGAAGGCAAAGATCGGGGATTTGTTTTCCTCTAAAAGAATAAACGACCGTTTGaagatttaatttgaaatttagaaagCGAAAGAGCGATCTCAAACCCGCAGAATTATATAATTACGCTTCCCTTGGAAGCAATAAATTTGTGCAGGTGACGCCGTCTCGTAGACGATTTGGCATTCCAAGCATTTGCACGTGGGACATCTtgattaaataaacttttattcagCTAATTTGGCGAGAGAAAAGTTTTCCTTTCCAAAGACAGAAAAGATCCAAAAGACTACcaaaagcaaaaacaaaaaagtttcaccATAACTCTGCCATGGAAGCAGATGTTGAATACAAATTTGGGCAATCTTTTTTAGACTTTCGCTCAATCGTTTATGACGATTTAGAGGTACAAATCACATTGTTGTCGTTCTCCAATTGTtctgtatttcaaataatattgtt
Proteins encoded in this region:
- the LOC136408701 gene encoding disintegrin and metalloproteinase domain-containing protein 10-like; amino-acid sequence: MLPFAVFALLTTFHIQFVSCMLQVNRMDLKEYHLTSSRVYSVNRLKKRDSPSIQPAREFTFAVNLTGDPAEFTAMIKQRNCDIFVNDSSQLYEGFLTEAPHNSSVSGYVKEDNFYGHIILNNTLYYVDELREGRYKAGWPANRNALVFKRDSVIMGVFVTETDSAKSLFKDLISKNYYYRKYRSWKGNGMLCPLVVVIDHSFVTVVHGGNADAATFHALFSLEEANSIFRSTDFDEDGEPDNVGFYVKKLVVIRDDDQTDFIPEYSRGMLRITDYLVQFMRYPELKNHCLGVAFTAQKFEGGALGASYTPDSTLLYPTSGVCEPPITGFGTLNSLVITTSTAKTPLVNQIIFEVTIAHELGHSFGSAHDSTAKCSGYIMAPKSVQDYNSNRSRLMFSRCSREHIIRTLATKGGCLEPVNASFCGNGIVENGEDCDCGLTRDCLLRDPCCVPRRTQENPCKINKKIGHHCHPSQGACCTKSCRYHTSSQFSHVCEGFYKTCPCSESEGPNCTCGINGQCLGDACHSLECARLGLEECQCNASFLTTRTCQICCQTDRSSCVPAIQAHTQTTGSSRSRNCSGTQKNQCRFLQAQLGGHCLYRGKLGLCRQNLQCQVLRARQTFPSFKNASANFPLNFASAICYFFFNVFLMYLFH